From a single Maniola hyperantus chromosome 3, iAphHyp1.2, whole genome shotgun sequence genomic region:
- the LOC117996669 gene encoding uncharacterized protein isoform X5 — translation MVFQIKPISYDLVEWLMERFNLDETTNVEAINLGNQLCQYGYFFPVNDSKNLVLKDDSSLYRFQSPYYWPWQGPRVAGAGTCAPTVGPDNVEYAIYLVKRTLRNKQRHGLEEYEQEALANLKKNLAAKWDFITMQAEEQVRLAKERKKGDKIVSDSQERAYWRVARPPPGVPSALEPCPVPVRTRQPKPKKRTIEQVTREIEHLKASLDRTRVKTSIALEALMAYSETFAPYDAWLTPPQPSNPWITEDTLFWQINSPIVEVPSEKRVQRWALSIEELVSDPTGLQEFTSFLRKEYSHENIRFWLAVMDLRRSSTKQIPKKLEDIYEEFLKPGAPCEINIDGATAERVAEGIRSGSRYALDHAADHVYGLLLKKDCYPRFIRSDHFQRLLTEGRNVYQKKAKFFNFGGQVKKKPGSTSGSGGSGGGVALSRRRGSDRSLSGSAHELAVCAAQPPRAPEPPPHSHSQSNLCDIPFRDPLDDDTADVLPWESSSRECPYGATRKRQDSTADSGSSSSDVSAAVGVSERIKRLPQQSTLDGGLRGAPPPLRRLSAVEPRHLAPLASPPHSPRMPRVAPGPPTPAPIPSYHPTPTISVSSAPDEELAGSPSQTASPEDRRSLAHSEEPSSVFASADVTPTEPALAFADRCTMAIDEDAATDIDGSKSEISDVKLKAISDDTATLTASIGSCDESRTESKEESHADSKEESTRTSDNEPASVRLPPSREASVSLESKSTPSREVGDVKRKEDAASRMEGEPASVVSSAVPVPEPNKTNVPEATAAPSAALVAPLAVCEDVGVDDDNADKVPSLPPQRVSGDSKAASESDALKKIAHRDELSSVSESDIVKRESKSGVSERKQRNDICPWEDESSCETDAPFVKTYSTLGYL, via the exons AGTCCTTACTACTGGCCATGGCAAGGCCCGCGCGTGGCCGGCGCAGGGACCTGCGCGCCGACGGTGGGCCCCGACAACGTGGAATACGCCATCTACCTCGTGAAGCGCACGCTTCGCAACAAGCAACGTCACGGCCTAGAGGAGTACGAACAGGAAGCCCTCGCCAATCTCAAAAAGAATCTCGCTGCGAAGTGGGACTTCATCACTATGCAGGCTGAGGAACAA GTGCGGTTAGCGAAAGAGCGGAAAAAGGGTGACAAAATAGTGAGCGATAGTCAAGAACGGGCGTACTGGAGGGTTGCCCGACCACCTCCTGGCGTGCCGAGCGCGCTGGAACCGTGCCCTGTGCCTGTACGAACAAGGCAACCTAAGCCTAAGAAACGTACGATAGAACAAGTTACTCGAGAG ATTGAACACCTAAAAGCGAGCCTGGACCGCACGAGAGTGAAGACTTCTATTGCCCTTGAGGCCCTTATGGCCTATTCAGAGACCTTCGCTCCGTACGATGCCTGGCTCACGCCGCCGCAACCTTCTAACCCCTGGATCACTGAAGACACTCTCTTCTGGCAGATCAATAGCCCAAT AGTCGAGGTACCGAGCGAAAAGCGTGTACAACGATGGGCTCTATCAATAGAGGAACTGGTGTCTGACCCCACTGGCCTTCAAGAGTTCACTAGTTTCCTTCGCAAAGAATATTCACACGAAAACATACGTTTCTGGCTTGCGGTCATGGACCTACGGCGAAGTAGTACTAAACAAATACCCAAGAAACTAGAGGATATTTACGA GGAGTTCCTAAAACCCGGTGCGCCGTGCGAGATTAACATCGACGGTGCAACCGCAGAGCGCGTGGCCGAGGGCATCCGGAGTGGCTCCCGGTACGCTCTGGACCACGCCGCAGACCACGTGTACGGGTTGCTGCTCAAGAAGGACTGCTACCCGCGGTTCATACGCTCCGATCACTTCCAGCGGCTACTCACCGAGGGACGGAACGTGTACCAGAAAAAAGCGAA ATTTTTCAATTTCGGCGGGCAAGTGAAGAAGAAGCCTGGTTCGACGAGCGGCAgcggcggcagcggcggcggcgtggCGCTGTCGCGGCGCCGCGGCTCCGACCGCTCGCTGTCGGGCTCCGCGCACGAGCTGGCCGTGTGCGCCGCGCAGCCGCCGCGCGCGCCCGAGCCGCCGCCCCACAGCCACTCACAGTCCAACCTTTGCGACATACCCTTTCG GGATCCACTCGATGATGACACGGCGGATGTACTTCCATGGGAGAGTTCGTCGAGGGAATGTCCGTATGGAGCGACGAGAAAGCGGCAAGACTCGACTGCCGATTCCGGGAGCTCGTCGTCGGACGTGAGCGCGGCGGTGGGTGTGAGCGAGCGCATCAAGCGCCTGCCGCAGCAGAGCACGCTCGACGGCGGGTTGCGCGGCGCGCCGCCGCCCTTGCGCCGCCTGTCGGCCGTGGAGCCGCGCCACCTGGCCCCGCTCGCCTCACCGCCACACTCGCCGCGCATGCCGCGCGTCGCACCCGGCCCGCCCACGCCGGCACCAATACCGTCGTACCACCCTACGCCCACCATCAGCGTCAGCTCCGCACCGGACGAGGAGTTGGCGGGCTCGCCCTCGCAAACCGCTTCGCCGGAAGATCGTCGCTCCCTGGCGCACTCCGAGGAGCCGTCCTCGGTGTTCGCATCGGCGGACGTCACGCCCACGGAGCCGGCTCTTGCCTTCGCCGATCGGTGTACGATGGCCATCGACGAGGACGCTGCGACCGACATCGATGGTTCAAAATCAGAAATATCTGATGTAAAATTAAAAGCGATCTCGGATGACACGGCAACCCTGACCGCGTCTATCGGCTCGTGCGACGAATCGCGAACGGAATCCAAAGAAGAATCGCATGCGGATTCCAAGGAGGAGTCGACGAGAACTTCCGACAATGAACCTGCGTCCGTGCGTCTCCCGCCATCCCGGGAAGCGTCCGTATCCTTAGAGAGCAAGTCGACCCCGAGTAGAGAGGTCGGGGATGTTAAGAGAAAAGAAGACGCAGCTAGTCGGATGGAAGGTGAACCCGCGAGTGTTGTGAGTAGTGCGGTTCCGGTGCCGGAGCCCAATAAGACGAACGTTCCGGAGGCGACGGCCGCGCCGAGTGCTGCTCTGGTGGCGCCGCTCGCGGTCTGCGAAGACGTCGGCGTCGACGACGACAACGCAGACAAAGTGCCTTCGCTGCCACCGCAGAGAGTCTCCGGAGATTCCAAGGCGGCGTCCGAGTCTGACGCGTTGAAAAAAATTGCTCATAGAGACGAACTGTCGTCAGTTTCTGAATCTGATATAGTTAAGCGTGAAAGTAAAAGCGGAGTCAGTGAACGTAAGCAGCGAAACGACATTTGTCCCTGGGAGGACGA GAGTTCCTGCGAGACCGACGCTCCCTTTGTTAAAACTTATTCAACGCTcggttatttataa
- the LOC117996669 gene encoding uncharacterized protein isoform X4, with protein MVFQIKPISYDLVEWLMERFNLDETTNGELRVEAINLGNQLCQYGYFFPVNDSKNLVLKDDSSLYRFQSPYYWPWQGPRVAGAGTCAPTVGPDNVEYAIYLVKRTLRNKQRHGLEEYEQEALANLKKNLAAKWDFITMQAEEQVRLAKERKKGDKIVSDSQERAYWRVARPPPGVPSALEPCPVPVRTRQPKPKKRTIEQVTREIEHLKASLDRTRVKTSIALEALMAYSETFAPYDAWLTPPQPSNPWITEDTLFWQINSPIVEVPSEKRVQRWALSIEELVSDPTGLQEFTSFLRKEYSHENIRFWLAVMDLRRSSTKQIPKKLEDIYEEFLKPGAPCEINIDGATAERVAEGIRSGSRYALDHAADHVYGLLLKKDCYPRFIRSDHFQRLLTEGRNVYQKKAKFFNFGGQVKKKPGSTSGSGGSGGGVALSRRRGSDRSLSGSAHELAVCAAQPPRAPEPPPHSHSQSNLCDIPFRDPLDDDTADVLPWESSSRECPYGATRKRQDSTADSGSSSSDVSAAVGVSERIKRLPQQSTLDGGLRGAPPPLRRLSAVEPRHLAPLASPPHSPRMPRVAPGPPTPAPIPSYHPTPTISVSSAPDEELAGSPSQTASPEDRRSLAHSEEPSSVFASADVTPTEPALAFADRCTMAIDEDAATDIDGSKSEISDVKLKAISDDTATLTASIGSCDESRTESKEESHADSKEESTRTSDNEPASVRLPPSREASVSLESKSTPSREVGDVKRKEDAASRMEGEPASVVSSAVPVPEPNKTNVPEATAAPSAALVAPLAVCEDVGVDDDNADKVPSLPPQRVSGDSKAASESDALKKIAHRDELSSVSESDIVKRESKSGVSERKQRNDICPWEDESSCETDAPFVKTYSTLGYL; from the exons AGTCCTTACTACTGGCCATGGCAAGGCCCGCGCGTGGCCGGCGCAGGGACCTGCGCGCCGACGGTGGGCCCCGACAACGTGGAATACGCCATCTACCTCGTGAAGCGCACGCTTCGCAACAAGCAACGTCACGGCCTAGAGGAGTACGAACAGGAAGCCCTCGCCAATCTCAAAAAGAATCTCGCTGCGAAGTGGGACTTCATCACTATGCAGGCTGAGGAACAA GTGCGGTTAGCGAAAGAGCGGAAAAAGGGTGACAAAATAGTGAGCGATAGTCAAGAACGGGCGTACTGGAGGGTTGCCCGACCACCTCCTGGCGTGCCGAGCGCGCTGGAACCGTGCCCTGTGCCTGTACGAACAAGGCAACCTAAGCCTAAGAAACGTACGATAGAACAAGTTACTCGAGAG ATTGAACACCTAAAAGCGAGCCTGGACCGCACGAGAGTGAAGACTTCTATTGCCCTTGAGGCCCTTATGGCCTATTCAGAGACCTTCGCTCCGTACGATGCCTGGCTCACGCCGCCGCAACCTTCTAACCCCTGGATCACTGAAGACACTCTCTTCTGGCAGATCAATAGCCCAAT AGTCGAGGTACCGAGCGAAAAGCGTGTACAACGATGGGCTCTATCAATAGAGGAACTGGTGTCTGACCCCACTGGCCTTCAAGAGTTCACTAGTTTCCTTCGCAAAGAATATTCACACGAAAACATACGTTTCTGGCTTGCGGTCATGGACCTACGGCGAAGTAGTACTAAACAAATACCCAAGAAACTAGAGGATATTTACGA GGAGTTCCTAAAACCCGGTGCGCCGTGCGAGATTAACATCGACGGTGCAACCGCAGAGCGCGTGGCCGAGGGCATCCGGAGTGGCTCCCGGTACGCTCTGGACCACGCCGCAGACCACGTGTACGGGTTGCTGCTCAAGAAGGACTGCTACCCGCGGTTCATACGCTCCGATCACTTCCAGCGGCTACTCACCGAGGGACGGAACGTGTACCAGAAAAAAGCGAA ATTTTTCAATTTCGGCGGGCAAGTGAAGAAGAAGCCTGGTTCGACGAGCGGCAgcggcggcagcggcggcggcgtggCGCTGTCGCGGCGCCGCGGCTCCGACCGCTCGCTGTCGGGCTCCGCGCACGAGCTGGCCGTGTGCGCCGCGCAGCCGCCGCGCGCGCCCGAGCCGCCGCCCCACAGCCACTCACAGTCCAACCTTTGCGACATACCCTTTCG GGATCCACTCGATGATGACACGGCGGATGTACTTCCATGGGAGAGTTCGTCGAGGGAATGTCCGTATGGAGCGACGAGAAAGCGGCAAGACTCGACTGCCGATTCCGGGAGCTCGTCGTCGGACGTGAGCGCGGCGGTGGGTGTGAGCGAGCGCATCAAGCGCCTGCCGCAGCAGAGCACGCTCGACGGCGGGTTGCGCGGCGCGCCGCCGCCCTTGCGCCGCCTGTCGGCCGTGGAGCCGCGCCACCTGGCCCCGCTCGCCTCACCGCCACACTCGCCGCGCATGCCGCGCGTCGCACCCGGCCCGCCCACGCCGGCACCAATACCGTCGTACCACCCTACGCCCACCATCAGCGTCAGCTCCGCACCGGACGAGGAGTTGGCGGGCTCGCCCTCGCAAACCGCTTCGCCGGAAGATCGTCGCTCCCTGGCGCACTCCGAGGAGCCGTCCTCGGTGTTCGCATCGGCGGACGTCACGCCCACGGAGCCGGCTCTTGCCTTCGCCGATCGGTGTACGATGGCCATCGACGAGGACGCTGCGACCGACATCGATGGTTCAAAATCAGAAATATCTGATGTAAAATTAAAAGCGATCTCGGATGACACGGCAACCCTGACCGCGTCTATCGGCTCGTGCGACGAATCGCGAACGGAATCCAAAGAAGAATCGCATGCGGATTCCAAGGAGGAGTCGACGAGAACTTCCGACAATGAACCTGCGTCCGTGCGTCTCCCGCCATCCCGGGAAGCGTCCGTATCCTTAGAGAGCAAGTCGACCCCGAGTAGAGAGGTCGGGGATGTTAAGAGAAAAGAAGACGCAGCTAGTCGGATGGAAGGTGAACCCGCGAGTGTTGTGAGTAGTGCGGTTCCGGTGCCGGAGCCCAATAAGACGAACGTTCCGGAGGCGACGGCCGCGCCGAGTGCTGCTCTGGTGGCGCCGCTCGCGGTCTGCGAAGACGTCGGCGTCGACGACGACAACGCAGACAAAGTGCCTTCGCTGCCACCGCAGAGAGTCTCCGGAGATTCCAAGGCGGCGTCCGAGTCTGACGCGTTGAAAAAAATTGCTCATAGAGACGAACTGTCGTCAGTTTCTGAATCTGATATAGTTAAGCGTGAAAGTAAAAGCGGAGTCAGTGAACGTAAGCAGCGAAACGACATTTGTCCCTGGGAGGACGA GAGTTCCTGCGAGACCGACGCTCCCTTTGTTAAAACTTATTCAACGCTcggttatttataa